From Osmerus mordax isolate fOsmMor3 chromosome 8, fOsmMor3.pri, whole genome shotgun sequence, a single genomic window includes:
- the LOC136948072 gene encoding ALK and LTK ligand 2-like: MSGQPKPVIMGLVLLICTTTLHWAESAPAATAPTEARDDKSLLRQIVDIVKHVEDRRGERSAETASQSTSRKESPGEPRESRNHKSDSGDQIIEIFPRDLRKKEKFLKHLTGPLYFSPKCRKHVYRLYHNTRDCTIPAYFKRCARLLTRLAGSPRCTEG; the protein is encoded by the exons ATGAGCGGACAGCCCAAGCCTGTAATTATGGGGCTCGTGCTGCTAATATGCACTACTACTCTGCACTGGGCAGAGAGCGCGCCCGCCGCGACGGCCCCAACGGAAGCGAGGGATGACAAGAGCCTGCTTAGGCAGATAGTGGACATCGTTAAGCACGTGGAGGATAGACGCGGCGAGAGAAGCGCAGAAACAGCATCACAGTCGACTTCGAGGAAAGAATCCCCGGGGGAGCCAAGGGAATCACGCAACCACAAATCAGATAGCGGGGATCAAATTATCG AAATCTTCCCCAGAGAtctcagaaagaaagagaagtttCTTAAACATTTAACAG GTCCTCTGTACTTCAGTCCTAAGTGCAGGAAGCACGTGTACAGGCTTTACCACAATACTAGGGACTGCACAATCCCAGCAT ACTTCAAAAGATGTGCGAGGCTTCTCACACGATTAGCAGGCAGCCCGCGATGCACGGAAGGGTAG